The region TCTCTAAGTGAAGAGGATCGCTTTCTCCAGGCATTTCCGAGGCGCCGGATCGATGGTCGGTGGCGACTAAGACCACTTCGACCTGATCGCCTACTTCGAGTTGCCAGGGTGCCAGGTCCAATGCGAACTCGCCTTCAGCAGAAGTTTGCGGAGGCTGTCCCGCTTCGTTTGTGAAGAAGGGGACTTCGGCGACGCGGGGCGAGGAATTGCCACGCCGGATTTCCAGACGGAAAGTAAGGGATGCCAGACCGAAATCGTCGGTGGCGCGATAACGTATTACGGGAGCAGCCGTCGGCAGGACCACGTGATGGATTGTTTGTATCGAAACATTGGGGATACGGTCTGGAACGACACGAATCGTTCCACGAATGGGCGAAGCTGGTTGCAGGCCATGTTGGTCGACAGCATTCAGTTCGTACGTGACGGTCTCTTGAATGTTGGTCAGCGTTCGGTGCTGCTGGCCAAGCTTCCACACATGAGAATTGTTTCCGGAACTCGAAAGCTTCAGATGCTCTTGGTCCGTTCCATGTTGGAGCATCAAACTTGGAGCCTCGAGTGTACGATCGGCCACAACGGTCATGGTGACGTCGCTACCGGCGAGGACTGCCAGATGTGTCGAAGAGGAACCGCTTGAAAGTTGAATGTCTTTCGCATAGTCGGGTGGTGTCGCCGCGAGTTCAACTTTTAGGACTGGAAGTGTAATGATCTCGATCGACAATTCGGCGGTCTTCGCATCGCCGGCGAACACCTGGTATTGAATAGGCTGAATAAGACGCGGAACCGTATAGACAAATTCCCCCGAATCGCTTGGGGACGGCTCTAACGTCGCTTCGGTTGCCTCCCCTTTTTCATCACGAATTTGCAGGTGACATGATTCTGGAATCACCCCGGCACATTGAATTGCCATCGAAAGTGATCCCCCGTAGCCAATCGTGACGGGAGTTGCCGGATCGTTCAGGTTGACCTCCTGCCCATTGATAAGGATCGACGCAATTTGGGTTTTGGTGGGGTATTGGACACCCGACAATGTTAGTCTTTGAAGGAAAATCGAGACATGATTCGGAGCGGCATAGCACACACCGCCGATGCCAAGCAGGATCAAACATAAGATCAAGACGCGATTGCGGGCCGGCCGACTGTTGAAGCCATCGAAGACATCGATTTCGTTTTTCAGTTCCGCAACATAATCGACGACCGCCGTTTGAAGTTCGGAAGAACCAATGGCTTGTCCCTGCTCGAACTGCATTGCGGCGACCAAGTCGCCATCGATGCCATGACGGTTTTCAACTGAAATAGCCGTATCGATAAGTGACGCACTCCAGCCATGCAGTGCCGAGACAGCTTTGCTAAGGCCGTATGCAAGCAGGGGAACGGTGGCGAGCATCATCAGGCCGCGATCGAGCGGGCTTAGCTGAAATCCGTAGTCAAGCACGAACCAAGCTGCCAATGCACCAAGGATCCAGAACGCAGCGCCTGTCAGGGCAATTCCCAGGCGAACGCCATTGCGCGCTCGCCGCAATCGATTCAGCTGAGATTTCAGGCCAGTTAATTTGGAGACGCTCATGCCAGGTTCGCTCGCTTTCTGGCAATCCATTCCGCCATTAACATGGTCACCACGACAATAAACCAAAGCGGCGTGCCCCAGATAGGAAAGCTGCGTGAAATCTCTTCCGTGACCGGTTCCAACTGGATGTCATCAACAAGTTGGTCTGCAGTAGGCAGCTCGTACGATTGGCCGCCGGTCGAAGTCGCCATTGCTTTTTGCAGGGCCAGATTTCGGGCCGGGTTTCGCTGTTCGGCGGAAGCTCCGACGACGTCAAACCTGATTTCGCTTGGTGTGCCATTGATCGGATCGGTAACGCGTGCGGTATATCGACCAGCTTCGTAAACAGGAAATCGCACCTCGAATCGCCCCGGACGCGATTCACTGAGAGTGAGTTGCATCGGCTGAACGGCCGCTTCGTTACCGAGGAACACTTGTGCTTGAAGCCCTTCCGCTGGCAGATCATCGATTGAGAGTGGATCGAAGTTTTCGTCGTACGCTTCGACGGTCAGCAGGGCTCGATCATCGACTTGATACTCTGGCTGGTCCATCGAGAGAACAAAACGCTTCTGGCTCCCCAATGCATGACTCAGAGCGAGACGAGAAATGATCTGCGACCAAAACTGGCGATAGTAACGCTCTCCGTAAATTCGGCGGAGCCGCCAAAGTTCGTTGAACCCAATGTAAATCACTTCGCCATTGCCATACCGCCGCGTGGCAATCAGGGGCTGCGGTGTTTTGCCGTCGGCACAGACATCGGTCGGGTGCTGGGCGAGGACGTTAGCTTGAGAATGAACTCCCAGGACCGGCTGGTACCACGGCAACTCTCCCAGATTTTCCCAGGGCTGAATGGCACTTCCAGAAATCTCATCGCCCAGTTGCATAATGTCGGCCTGTTTACCGAGTGGCGTGATTTCCATACGGAATGGATTCGAGGCTCGAATGGAAAGTGACCGATCCAACTTCACCGGCAACATGTCGGCGATCTCGGTGTTGATAAGCTCGGAAGGACCGTTGTTTGGGCCAGAGACAATGACGAGCCCCCCTCCGAATTGCCCGACGAACTGTTTCAACATACGCGAGAAACGCTCGTTCAATGCTTCGGAAGGAACGTCTCCAAGGAAGATGACGTCATTCGCGAAAAACTCGCTACGCGGCGGCGTTAGCGTGGGGAGGAACATTTCGTTGGCTTGACGCACCTTCGGATCTGCCGAGCGGAGAAAAGTTCGGAAGCCTTCCATGCCAACAAGGCGATCGCGATGGAAAACTTCCTTGACGAATCGCCATTCCCATGTCGGTTCGTTTTCAATGAACGTTAGGCGAATGTAGTCGTCCACAATGTTCACGGCC is a window of Bremerella sp. TYQ1 DNA encoding:
- a CDS encoding DUF4175 family protein — its product is MSVSKLTGLKSQLNRLRRARNGVRLGIALTGAAFWILGALAAWFVLDYGFQLSPLDRGLMMLATVPLLAYGLSKAVSALHGWSASLIDTAISVENRHGIDGDLVAAMQFEQGQAIGSSELQTAVVDYVAELKNEIDVFDGFNSRPARNRVLILCLILLGIGGVCYAAPNHVSIFLQRLTLSGVQYPTKTQIASILINGQEVNLNDPATPVTIGYGGSLSMAIQCAGVIPESCHLQIRDEKGEATEATLEPSPSDSGEFVYTVPRLIQPIQYQVFAGDAKTAELSIEIITLPVLKVELAATPPDYAKDIQLSSGSSSTHLAVLAGSDVTMTVVADRTLEAPSLMLQHGTDQEHLKLSSSGNNSHVWKLGQQHRTLTNIQETVTYELNAVDQHGLQPASPIRGTIRVVPDRIPNVSIQTIHHVVLPTAAPVIRYRATDDFGLASLTFRLEIRRGNSSPRVAEVPFFTNEAGQPPQTSAEGEFALDLAPWQLEVGDQVEVVLVATDHRSGASEMPGESDPLHLEIGDESTVLAAIAEADKQSEQMLSELIQQQLGLGETQ